The window CCTCACAATATCAAGTGTGCGTCCATTAGTGATGGTTAGAGGCGAAGTGTCAAATAtagtgaaggaaatgttttgtttaagtggctatttctcgttccagccagtgtactacgactggtatatcaaaggccgtggtatgtactaccctgtctgtgggacggtgcgtcgttaaataaaacatttcttttttttttggttttatttaacgacacactcaacattttatttacggttatatggtgtcagacatatggttacggatcacacagatattgagagaggaaacctgctgtcgccacttcatgggctactcttttcgattagcagcaagggattttttatatgcaccatcccacagacaggatagtacataccatggcctttgttacaccagttgtggagcactggctcaaATATAGTGATgggaagaaataagggatcgtATTATAAATACTAACAGTAAGTTCAGCAGCTAAAATTCTCAACCGTCGTGTCAGGTAATTAATTAAAGTGACAGGCTGTGGTTAACAAACATTAAaggtggttgtttttgttgtgggttttttttttttttcttgtttttttttttacaattatagctatttttttataattgaaaaCGAATACGAATACAAAAACaagataaacaaataaataaaaaattatttggaaGGATGCATCTATCTGGAGAAAGAGAAGCAACCCGCTTACCCTGTCCTGGCAAAGTCTCCCCAGGTTTTCATCCAATCCGCTGACAGCTTCTTCTCATCGTCTGTTCCGTTCTTCAAAATGTAACCGAAGATGAACGGAAGTTCCTCGGCGTGGCCCGGCCCCACGTAACTAGGGAAACGAGCGCGCGATGGCTTGTGCGTGAACTGATAGACAAAAACTTTCCCCCTCTTCGAGTAATACATTCCAGTCTCAAATATCTTGCTGTTCATAACATCTCCTAAAGCATCCAAATAGGATCTTCGGAAATTGCCATGATTTACCTCCCTTGGATAATACTTTGATGAGATCATTGCTGCTAATGTTGGTTTCAACAATTTTGGTattgctgcttttttttttttaagtgctAAGGATGAGATGCTGGATGTATATTTGTCATATTCCGACTGACTCATTCCAGGACCAGTGAAAAAGTTTTGTATATTGTTAGCAATATTCGTCCCTTCGTCTGCGTTTCCACCAATGATGTAGTCTACAGCGGTAAAGTTTGTGGATTTCAATATGGTGACTGGGTCACGTGGTATGAAATGGTTGTCAACCGTTGGCGTAAATGCTCCGTCAGAGTGCTGGTCGTGTCTGATGAGATCTGGAACTGGAACTTTCCTCAGACAGGACACGACCTTCGCTGACGAGACATCGTCTTTTATCACAGACGGACAGTCGACCATCATCGCCAAATGTCTGACCCTCATTCTAAGATCTGTGTTCAACAGAGCCGGTGAGGCTATTGCCCCGCCCAGAGATATAGCTCGTGCGAACAGACCACGTGACATCGGACTCAGAATGTGTAGTCCGACGCTGTAAGCGCCGGACCCATGCCCGAAAATCGTCACCTTCTTTCTATCTCCTCCAAATCCGTGTATGTTGTCTTGTATCCACTGCAGAGCCAGTCTTTGATCTAACAAACCCCAGTTACCAGGGGAAGCCGAGTCTCCTGTTGACAGAAAACCCAGAACCCCGATACGGAAGTTCAACGTAACGACAATCACGCGTCCATATGACGCTAAAACACTGCCATCGAAGAGTGTCCCGGATCCCATTTGGAAATCCCCGCCGTGTAGAAACACTACAACAGCCCAAGTACCGAACTGGGAATTTCTCGACGTCCCTGGAACAAAGATATTTAGATACAGACAGTCTTCGTTCGTTTCCGTAATTTCGAAGCCTGGCCCGAACGCGTTCGAGACTCCGTCCATGTTCTGGGGACAGGAAGGTTTCGAGTGAGTCACGTTGATGACACCAGTGGAATTCCAGCTGTCGGGTGATTCCGGAGGCTTGAATCTGAGCATCTCCGTGGGAGGTTTTGCGTATGGAACACCCAGGAAGATAGACATGTGGACGTGATTGACATTCTTGGCGAATCCTCGAACTTGTCCTTTTGTTGTCTTTACAATGGGTTTGTGACTTAGAACAGACACAACGCAAAGAGTCTGAATTGCCACAGCACAGTTAAATatggaatacatttttataatctttattcttcttcttctagatTAGTCTTAAAGCATCGTCTGTGTTGAGTTGCTGGAATGTAGAGCATATGAACAATATTTTGAAGTTTACTTAAATCTGATTTACAGCTGTTATCTGAAAGC of the Gigantopelta aegis isolate Gae_Host unplaced genomic scaffold, Gae_host_genome ctg6387_pilon_pilon:::debris, whole genome shotgun sequence genome contains:
- the LOC121366612 gene encoding carboxylesterase 5A-like, whose translation is MYSIFNCAVAIQTLCVVSVLSHKPIVKTTKGQVRGFAKNVNHVHMSIFLGVPYAKPPTEMLRFKPPESPDSWNSTGVINVTHSKPSCPQNMDGVSNAFGPGFEITETNEDCLYLNIFVPGTSRNSQFGTWAVVVFLHGGDFQMGSGTLFDGSVLASYGRVIVVTLNFRIGVLGFLSTGDSASPGNWGLLDQRLALQWIQDNIHGFGGDRKKVTIFGHGSGAYSVGLHILSPMSRGLFARAISLGGAIASPALLNTDLRMRVRHLAMMVDCPSVIKDDVSSAKVVSCLRKVPVPDLIRHDQHSDGAFTPTVDNHFIPRDPVTILKSTNFTAVDYIIGGNADEGTNIANNIQNFFTGPGMSQSEYDKYTSSISSLALKKKKAAIPKLLKPTLAAMISSKYYPREVNHGNFRRSYLDALGDVMNSKIFETGMYYSKRGKVFVYQFTHKPSRARFPSYVGPGHAEELPFIFGYILKNGTDDEKKLSADWMKTWGDFARTG